A window of Vicia villosa cultivar HV-30 ecotype Madison, WI unplaced genomic scaffold, Vvil1.0 ctg.001467F_1_1, whole genome shotgun sequence contains these coding sequences:
- the LOC131635343 gene encoding trihelix transcription factor GT-3b-like: protein MDGHHLHHHQQHQQQQQHQQHQQHHQQQQRQQQQQHQQHVQNIIGTSSLNMDVTDRFPQWSIQETKEFLMIRSELDQTFMETKRNKQLWEVISNNMKEKGYHRSAEQCKCKWKNLVTRYKGCETMEIEATKQQFPFYNELQAIFSARMQRMLWAEAEGGSKKKGLMHASSEEEEELGNEESEGDHKGANIGKKKKKKGKMVVGGGGNDGGNNLKEILEEFMRQQMQMEAQWMEAFEARENERRMKEMEWRQTMEALENERMMMEQRWREREEQRRVREEVRAEKRDALITALLDKLTREDK from the exons atGGATGGTCATCATctccatcatcatcaacaacatcaacaacaacaacaacatcaacaacatcaacaacatcatcaacaacaacaaagacaacaacaacaacaacatcaacaacatgttcaaaACATCATAGGAACTAGCAGCCTTAACATGGATGTCACAGATAGGTTCCCTCAATGGAGCATCCAAGAAACAAAAGAGTTTCTCATGATCCGCTCCGAGCTTGATCAAACTTTCATGGAGACAAAGAGAAACAAACAGCTTTGGGAAGTTATCTCTAACAACATGAAGGAAAAGGGTTATCATAGAAGCGCTGAACAGTGCAAGTGCAAATGGAAAAACCTTGTTACTCGCTATAAG GGATGTGAAACAATGGAGATAGAAGCTACAAAGCAACAATTTCCATTTTACAATGAGCTTCAAGCAATATTCAGTGCAAGGATGCAAAGAATGCTATGGGCAGAAGCAGAAGGAGGGTCAAAGAAGAAAGGACTAATGCATGCATCTTCCGAGGAGGAAGAAGAGTTAGGAAATGAAGAGAGTGAAGGAGATCACAAGGGTGCTAACATaggcaaaaagaagaagaagaagggcaaaatgGTGGTAGGTGGTGGAGGAAATGATGGTGGAAACAATTTGAAGGAGATTCTTGAGGAGTTCATGAGGCAACAAATGCAAATGGAAGCTCAGTGGATGGAGGCATTTGAGGCAAGGGAGAATGAGAGgaggatgaaggagatggagtGGAGACAAACAATGGAAGCATTGGAGAATGAGAGGATGATGATGGAACAAAGATGGAGAGAGAGGGAAGAACAAAGAAGGGTTAGAGAAGAAGTTAGGGCTGAAAAGAGAGATGCATTGATTACTGCTCTTCTTGATAAGCTCACAAGAGAAGATAAGTAG